The Halogranum gelatinilyticum genome contains a region encoding:
- a CDS encoding 4-phosphopantoate--beta-alanine ligase: MSDIEIPEDHPRYESLLTRHRIEDGVDKGITSRQGLIAQGRGEAFDYLLGEQTIPSADAAERAAAAHLLLADHPVLSVNGNVAALVPGELVELAEATGADLEVNLFNRTEERMEAIVDHLREHGAEEVKGLTADGRIPGLSHERAKVDADGIGDADVVLVPLEDGDRAEALAAMGKTELVVDLNPMSRSAQSATVPIVDNIIRAVPNITRHARELQDASREELQRIVDEFDREEALAAAERAIREGGDE; this comes from the coding sequence ATGAGTGACATCGAGATTCCCGAGGACCATCCGCGCTACGAGTCCTTGCTGACCCGCCACCGGATCGAGGACGGGGTGGACAAGGGCATCACCAGCCGCCAGGGGCTCATCGCACAGGGCCGCGGCGAGGCCTTCGACTATCTCCTGGGCGAGCAGACCATCCCGAGTGCCGACGCCGCCGAACGCGCCGCGGCCGCCCACCTCCTCTTAGCCGACCATCCGGTACTCTCTGTCAACGGCAACGTCGCCGCGCTCGTCCCCGGCGAACTCGTCGAACTCGCGGAGGCGACGGGGGCGGACCTCGAAGTCAACCTGTTCAACCGCACCGAAGAGCGAATGGAAGCCATCGTCGACCACTTGCGCGAGCACGGGGCCGAGGAGGTCAAGGGACTCACGGCCGACGGCCGGATTCCCGGTCTCTCACACGAACGTGCGAAGGTCGACGCCGACGGCATTGGCGACGCCGACGTGGTGCTCGTCCCGCTCGAAGACGGCGACCGCGCGGAGGCGTTGGCCGCGATGGGCAAGACCGAACTCGTCGTCGACCTCAACCCGATGTCGCGGTCGGCGCAGTCGGCGACGGTCCCCATCGTCGACAACATCATCCGGGCCGTCCCGAACATCACCCGCCACGCCCGCGAGCTGCAGGACGCCTCGCGAGAGGAACTCCAACGAATCGTCGACGAATTCGACCGCGAAGAGGCACTGGCGGCCGCCGAGCGGGCGATTCGCGAGGGCGGAGACGAGTAA